The Moorena producens PAL-8-15-08-1 genomic interval AAACAGATATAGTTGTAATTGGCAGTGGGATTGGTGGTTTATGCTGCGCCTCTCTTCTAGCTCGCTACGGTTTTAACGTCACAGTCTGCGAGAGCCACTCAATCCCTGGTGGTGCTGCTCACGCTTTTGAGCGCAATGGATTCAAGTTTGACTCCGGTCCGTCTCTTTACTCAGGTTTGTCTTACAGCCCTTCTTCCAATCCTCTGCGACAACTGCTAGATGCCATTGGTGAGGATTTATCTTGGGAAACCTACAATACATGGGGTTGCCGTTTGCCTGAAGGGGACTTTGACACATCCGTTGGTGCGGATCAGTTTTGTGAGGTTCTAGCCAGGCTTCGTGGTAATGATGCTGTCACCGAATGGCGTGAGCTCCAGCGGGTGATGGAACCCCTAGCTAAGGCTGCGATCGCAATTCCCCTCACTGCCATCCGTTTTGATCTCGGCGCAGTAGTCACCCTCAGCCGATTTGCCCCCTCTTTTCTACGATATGCTGGGGATTCTATCAAGCTCAGAGGACCCTTTAGCCAGATTATGGACGGTGTTCTCAAAGACAACTTTAGCCGTAATTGGCTCGATTTGCTTTGTTTTCTATTATCCGGACTACCAGCGGATGGAACCATTGCGGCAGAGATGGCCTTTATGTTTGCGGAATGGTATCGACCAGGAGTAGTGCTAGACTATCCCATTGGTGGTAGTGGTGCCCTGGTTGATGCCCTGGTGCGGGGATTGGAAAAACATGGCGGTCAGTTGATAGTTAATGCTCATGTTGAGGAAGTGATAGTTGAGCACAACCGTGCCGTAGGTGTGCGTCTGCGGGGCAGCAAAGAAATCCGAGCCCGTAAAGCAGTAGTGTCTAATATCTCAGTATGGGATACCCTCAAACTACTTCCAGATTCAGCAATACCAAAATCCTATCGAGCCAAGAGAAACGCCACCCCTGAGTGTGACAGCTTCATGCATCTCCACTTAGGCATTGATGCTGAAGGACTACAAAAAGACCTAGCCTGCCACTACATTATCGTTAATGACTGGGAAAAAGGTGTTACCGCTCCCCAGAATATAGTAGTGCTATCGATTCCATCCCTTCTAGACCCATCCCTAGCACCACCAGGAAAACACGTGATTCACGTTTATACTCCAGGTAACGAACCCTATGAACTCTGGCAGGGGATGAGTCGTAACAGTGAAGCCTATGCACAACAAAAGCAGGTGCGTGCAGAAATCATGTGGAAAGGATTGGAGCGGATCATTCCAGACATTCGTTCCCGTTGTGAAGTCACTCTAGTCGGTACACCGCTCACCCACGAACGCTTTCTGCGCCGCCACCGAGGTTCCTACGGTCCAGGGATTCGAGCCGGAGTTGGCATTTTTCCTGGTCCTGGCACACCCCTACCTGGACTCATGTGTTGTGGAGACTCAACCTTTCCCGGTATTGGCTTACCAGCCGTTGCCGCCAGCGGGATGATTACTGCCAATACCCTTGTACCGGTTTCAAAGCATTTGGAAATGCTAAAAACCATTGGGTTATAGCAAGGGAAGTAAAGGGAGCAGGGAGCAGGGAGCAGGGAGCAGGGAACAGGGAACAGGGAACAGGGAACAGGGGGAAGAGTTTGGGATCTCCCCATCTCCCCATCTCCCCATCTCCCCATCTCCCCATCTCCCCACACCTCCCGATTCCCGATTCCCTACTCCCTACTCCCTACTCCCTACTCCCTACTCCCTGTTTAAGGATCACCAACTAGCAGGAAAGCCGCCCAAAAATAAGGATGGCTAAAGTTTTGTTTTCCAAATCCTGACAATTCTGAAGATAAACCAATTTTCTTGCCAGAGATAAATAAGTGATCATTCTCAATCCGGACATTGCCTCGAATCATGGCCAACTGTGCCTGTCGCAAGGCTTCAGTTTTACTCGGTGTCTTGTTCAACTGACGGTAAAACTCAGTAGTCAGCCCCATAGCCCCTTGGTCACTGACAGACCAAAGGGTTGCTAGAGTGGAGTCAACCCCTGCCTGAAACGCTGATCCAGCAAAACCTAACTCTGCTTCCCGATTTCCCAAAGCGGTTTGGCAAGCGCTGAGTACTAACAACTCTACCGATGGCTCATAAAATAGATTTTCCAATTCATCGAGCCCCAGTTTTCTGTCCCACATTTGAATGTAAGAATTTTCAGGAGCTCCTCGATTAAACTGAGCATGGGTAGCTAAG includes:
- a CDS encoding phytoene desaturase family protein; the encoded protein is MSKETDIVVIGSGIGGLCCASLLARYGFNVTVCESHSIPGGAAHAFERNGFKFDSGPSLYSGLSYSPSSNPLRQLLDAIGEDLSWETYNTWGCRLPEGDFDTSVGADQFCEVLARLRGNDAVTEWRELQRVMEPLAKAAIAIPLTAIRFDLGAVVTLSRFAPSFLRYAGDSIKLRGPFSQIMDGVLKDNFSRNWLDLLCFLLSGLPADGTIAAEMAFMFAEWYRPGVVLDYPIGGSGALVDALVRGLEKHGGQLIVNAHVEEVIVEHNRAVGVRLRGSKEIRARKAVVSNISVWDTLKLLPDSAIPKSYRAKRNATPECDSFMHLHLGIDAEGLQKDLACHYIIVNDWEKGVTAPQNIVVLSIPSLLDPSLAPPGKHVIHVYTPGNEPYELWQGMSRNSEAYAQQKQVRAEIMWKGLERIIPDIRSRCEVTLVGTPLTHERFLRRHRGSYGPGIRAGVGIFPGPGTPLPGLMCCGDSTFPGIGLPAVAASGMITANTLVPVSKHLEMLKTIGL